ATGGGATTGCCGATCAGGGATTGGTCAAACGGCATCACGGCCGTCAGCTCATCCCCCCGGCGTTCAAACTCAATGCCCAAAAACTGGATGTAGGGCACCCCTTCGACCATGGTGCGCAAAACTGCATCACGTCGTTTTTTGACCACTTGAACAGGCTCTGGCGGGCGGCGATTGCTCATTTTTTGCCCTCCACAGTAAAGGTGCCGGTCGCGATGGCGACCGGATTTTCGTTGTCATCATCTGACGCGGCAGCGCGGACAAAAGCAACGGAGCGCGTGACGTGATAGCAGGTGGCGCGGGTGGTGATTGTCTGCCCCGGCGTCGCAGCACGCAGATATTCGATCCGCAGATCAAGCGTCGCGGTGCCGGCCGGATTGCTGGGATGGCTCATGACCGCCGCGCCGCAGCTGGTGTCCATAAGCGCCGACACCGCACCACCATGCACAACCCCGGTCTTGGGATCGCCAATCAGTTTATCCGAATAAGGCATCGAAATCACGGCGGTGCCATTGTCCAGTTCATCCAGATGCATGCCCAGCGCCACGGAATGCGGCAGGGCCTGAATGAACTGGCGTGCCATCTTGATTTTGTCTGACATGGAAGGTTGGTCCTCGCCTGCGGTTTGGCTCTTTATCATCGCGTGACCAACAAAGGGCAAGCCCGCTGCTTGCGCTTGGCTTGGCATGATCATAGCTTGGTCCAGAGGAGAGACAGAACATGGCAGACGACCGCCTGACATTCAAAGAAATGTGCGCCAAATTTGATGTCACACCGCGGACCCTGCGGTACTATGAGTACATTGAACTGCTGGAACCGGATCGCGAAGGACGGGCGCGGTTTTATGGACCGCGCGAAAGTGCGCGCATGAAATTGATCATGCGGGGCCGCAAGTTCGGCTTTTCGCTTGAGGACATTCGACAGTGGTTGCTGATCTACGAACACGAGGGCACCGAGGCGCAGATGCGGGCCTGGGTCGAAATGGCAGATGGTCAATTGCTTGAGCTGGCGGAGCAGCGGGTGCAACTGGACGAAGCCATCGACGAGTTGCAGAAATTGCGCGACGAAACAGCCAAAACCATTGCGCTGGACTGACCAGACAGGCCGGACGAACAGAACGGCCTAGTTAACCTTTTTTGCGCGTTTGGCCATTAGCCCATCAACGACACGCTGCAAATCCGCAGCAATTGCGATCAGCTCGGAGATGGTTTCACCGCGTGCGGTTTCAGCCAGATCATAGGTGGCCCGTTCAATCAGCATGACGGCCTCTTGCAACTCTTCTGCGGGCCGCGCACGGGCTTTGCATAGCGTGGTCTCGGTCATTTCTACCTCAAAAGCCATTCTGGCTCACAATTCATTGGAAAATGCGTTTAGCGCTAGCTAGGTCTTGCCCAAGGGCGGGTCATGTCACGCAATTGCGTTACACCACCTGTTTGCGGCGCAATTGCAACAAACCTGATCCGAGCCCCCGAACTGCGGCGGTGGTGCGGTCATTGACGTCCAGCTTGTCAAACATCCGGCGGGTCATTGTATCGACCGTATGCCGCGAGATGCCCAGAATCTCGGCGATGACGGAGTTGCTTTTTCCGCGGGCAATCCAGCGCAGCACCTCTAGCTCCCTTGGGGACAGATCCACCTTGGCCCGATCCTGTTCACCCGAGATGGCGCAATAGCGCAGATGGGCAATCTGCGCCGCGCATTGCAATTCAAATATCGCCTCTGCAGTCAGCTTTGGTGTTCCGTCACCAAAGCCAAGACAGACAAGCGCATTGCGCGCGTTCGGCCCGTAGACCTGCAGCGCAATCCCGTCGCCCAGATCGGAAGCCGCCCGAAGGGCCATGTAGCGTTGTTGTTCATATGTCAGATTGGCCAGATCGTTGATCTCAGACCAGTAGAAAGGCCGCCCGATCTTGGCTGCAAGTTCCGGCATTGGGTCCAGCAGGCTCAGCTTGCCGTCGATATACTGGCACACCCATTCCTCGGGGTAACCGCTTTGCAGGATGCCCGACTTGCCAATTGTGCCAAGTTCTCTGTTCTCAACTTCGGTGTCGGAATGATAGCTGACCATCGCAATGCCACGACTTTCGAAAAAGCGCACAGAAAGACGCCACAAATCAGCCAGATGATTTGCAGTCTCACAATCTGTCACGAAGTCTTTCAGCGGCGGAACGTCCGTCATGGTCTCCTCCGTTCGACCCATAAAGTAGCACAAATTCAGAAATTGTCAGCCTAAGGGGCGCAAAAGGGGATTCGGCCAGGCAGCGCCTGATACCGCCCCGTCCTCTGAAAAGGCCACCACAAGAATGCGTGAACACAGAGATTTCCGGCGAAAACCTGCGCAACCACCAAAGTGACGCGACGTCCACCTTACGTCAACGTCAATCACTGTTGTAAGAACGACATCGAACGCCCAAATGCGCTTCAGAACGTAGCTTTTCTTACGAAGGAAACGACTATGAATACTGAAACACTCACGATCCGTCAGATGTGCGATGCATTCGACGTGACCCCACGCACACTGCGCTTTTACGAAGCCAAAGAACTGCTTTTTCCGATCCGCGAGGGTCAGAAACGTCTGTTCACAAAACGCGATCGCGCCCGGCTCAAACTGATCCTGCGCGGCAAGCGGTTTGGCTTTAGCCTTGAGGAAATTCGC
This window of the Sulfitobacter mediterraneus genome carries:
- a CDS encoding helix-turn-helix transcriptional regulator, which encodes MTDVPPLKDFVTDCETANHLADLWRLSVRFFESRGIAMVSYHSDTEVENRELGTIGKSGILQSGYPEEWVCQYIDGKLSLLDPMPELAAKIGRPFYWSEINDLANLTYEQQRYMALRAASDLGDGIALQVYGPNARNALVCLGFGDGTPKLTAEAIFELQCAAQIAHLRYCAISGEQDRAKVDLSPRELEVLRWIARGKSNSVIAEILGISRHTVDTMTRRMFDKLDVNDRTTAAVRGLGSGLLQLRRKQVV
- a CDS encoding MerR family transcriptional regulator, which produces MNTETLTIRQMCDAFDVTPRTLRFYEAKELLFPIREGQKRLFTKRDRARLKLILRGKRFGFSLEEIRQLLDLYHMGDQQQTQIARTYEIARDRLADMISQRDELNEAIDDLKDQIKWGEKIVASMNQNRKAAE
- a CDS encoding PaaI family thioesterase: MSDKIKMARQFIQALPHSVALGMHLDELDNGTAVISMPYSDKLIGDPKTGVVHGGAVSALMDTSCGAAVMSHPSNPAGTATLDLRIEYLRAATPGQTITTRATCYHVTRSVAFVRAAASDDDNENPVAIATGTFTVEGKK
- a CDS encoding MerR family transcriptional regulator, encoding MADDRLTFKEMCAKFDVTPRTLRYYEYIELLEPDREGRARFYGPRESARMKLIMRGRKFGFSLEDIRQWLLIYEHEGTEAQMRAWVEMADGQLLELAEQRVQLDEAIDELQKLRDETAKTIALD